Part of the Citrus sinensis cultivar Valencia sweet orange chromosome 2, DVS_A1.0, whole genome shotgun sequence genome, GCTTtcattgaattataaaatttaacgtCTGTTTCGCTCTaatctacacacacacacatatggtcggaatttaattattattttatctgcTACAAATTAGGATTTTGCAAGCTAACCTCCAAGCAAACCACGGGGCGtccattttatatattcaactTTCAAATGATTAGTGCAGCCTAAGAATCCATTTGATTGGCGGATCTCAAAAACGTTAAGATctcttattaaaagaatacgaaatttatttttaaaaaaaaatggcaataATTGAGCAGTTCGGAATGATAAATATAAGCAAGGCCATTGGTTCTTTGTGGAACTGTGGGAGCATCATCtatttcttagtttaattaatgtGTTAGGTTTAAGggacaaactttttttttatattaaatcatCTGATATTTAAATATCACATTAGGTTGCGATTAATTCATATTTGAGCCGTGTAGGACCACTAGGGCGGTAAAATTCTCCCAACAAATATTTAACGCAGCTACATTCCCAAGTTTCGAACTAAGGACCCTAGTTAAGATAGAACAACCCCATGCTAACTTATCTACACACtaaacttttctaattattatattagcGTTTATTCGTGGCtttattagttaataaattaacaagagtcctatataataattaattattttcctcaGTGTGTTCtctcttatttaattataatattcaaaagttAGTGAGTATTCGTGCAACATTGAGCTCGCCGTTTATTGTTTGAATGTTATACCATTGTGCTACATCCGGGTATACAATGGGGTATTATAAACAGAGAGATGACTTCattcttgattttgattttaagagTTAGGGTCAGTTTGGGAATGATGtaccttttaaaataattgttattaaatgTACTGTAGAAATAATTAACTGTGAAGAGAATTAGTtaagtatttgataaattttgttttcagaaaTACTGTGAGTTTTGAAAGTAGTTATAgacgtttggtaaattttactctAAAACTgctgagagaaaataaattactaaaatatacataatgtaagataaaatttacttatacatataaaaatatgtaaatacaatatttttaattgtgtattaaaatagttttaactaaaaataaaatctataatatattgattttaattttttttttgtcttaaaacaattgataatcaaatttataagatagtgaaataaatttaataataatttgaccaacaaattgatattaataaatttatattgatgaattataacaaaattttattaaaatattgattttgtttccaatttcaataaggataattttggatttaggtaataattttaaggataaaattgattatcaaaatcaaaatctaaaagttaCTCCTtccctattttttaaaatcagcTTTAGGAGGGgttgattttgacaaaaagtgattttgattttttttttaccaaacactaaaattattttttagattttcaaaatcacttttaaacgGTCCTTACCAGTGCTTGGATTATCTGTTGGCAcacaaattcaatttgaatgCTTGGATCATCTGTTGGCACATAAATTCAACTTCATAGGGAagtattttgtttcttttcggTTCCTTGATGCTCGTACGCTTTTGTTTAGTTATtatctacaatttttttttctttttttaagttttgataggagtttaaaataaagaagacaAATTATGGTAATCTTGTGATGGGAAAAAGATGAAACTCGCTAAATAAGAGAGAAGAATCAtgaggaaaataattaattacgaTAACAAGACCtacattaatttgttaatgtttaaacttaatcaattttatgtccattttaatctaaattctaAGATGAACTCGaatttaatagttaaaaaattgtGTCTTAAGTTATATTTAAAACTGCGTCTCTTGAACAGCATcccttataatttattatttatttatttatttttgttaaattaattttttaatcttccaTCTCTCCTAAGATTCAAACTTAAATAACCACTTGATTCAGTCCTTATAAGCTAAACCTGCCCCTTAATTAACTTGTGAGATAGGAAtaaacttcttttattttcattgtaataccaaatatataatttaattaacaggGCAAGTGGTTCAAAGAAGTTAGttgccaaaaatttaaaattgtgttaattatataatatacgCAAATTGACCAATTGATAGCCATTGCCATTAGAGGGTCATTGTGATtcataagaaaacaaatatttcGAAACACGAGCGATTTAGATAAGTAATGATCAATTTGGCAAACTTTTCGTTCTTATGATTTTTAGGAAAACTAGGgacttatttcttttattcgGATTAAGATAGCTGAACTTCAATAACCTAAATTTTATccctacaattttttttatccctacaattttttaagttccactttttattttctactatATTCATAATACTTCATTATTCTTCCgatctcaaaattttcaccAAAAATCTCATCTTAGTCACAgctaaaaaataatcacttttcttttaattagaattttgacaacaaaaaattaacaacatattataatacttatatatatagggaAATGTCACTCTTCATCTCAAAATTGGCTAATAAAAATACTGTGTTTTCGAGGATTAATTGATGGATCAAAACAGTATCTAACTCAACAACATAGACAAGATACTTTAAAATCCATGTGATGTAAGGATAGATCGCAATATTCggtaaaaatttgaataattaatttcacttCGAAAGCCATTAAACTTATGtagataatgaattaattacttttggTCCAGAATGTACAGAGAAAAAGGTTGGAGGCGATCCTTTCTGTCGCATCCCTTGTTTATACAATAGTGAGTTTAATTAACCACCCAAACATGTATatctagaaagaaaaaaagaatattcccTTGTTTGCTATATATGGCATATCTACTGTGAAATAGAAAAAAGTGTACATATTTGGCTAATcctatatttttgtttgacaaatataaattaaattatgagcaTGAGATCGGGGACTGAATTCTTCAACAAAGATAAGTGtttgtatataattatattcacaagttgtttaataaaataccATTTTTGTATTAAGTAATTGCAATTGACTCTCAATCGGAAGGATTAACTGATCTCCGGCTCCAGGCAATCTGAGATTTGGTGATGTGATGTTGTGATCAGTTCCTTCCTtcattgataatttaaatgaaagaaacattaattatttggcAACAACTAGACATTACTAAATATTGGGAGGTTCCATGAAGGTatcaaattgaaatattaaagtGCGAAAACGAGTTTGTCACCGCCCGCCATTACGATTCAATTGGTCCAAACTttgtaattttcctttttatgtACTTCTTATTTTCAGATtcgtataaataaaaattcattggCTTTTGCACTAGTCTTTATGCTTTTGTTTGTCTAACCTAGCCTTTTGATTAGAAGCTGATCTTAATTAACCTtcaaaatgtattagttaattTCAAGTGGAGAAGTCAACTATCcaagttgcaataaaaacatagGTAAATATACAGGGGGCCAATAtagttttccttttcttattgGCCATGCATAAGAACGCGACAAATTACCATTTGTCTTTTCAGATTTGTATCGCTCTTTTCTAAGGATAAATGCTCTTTTAGTCATTATGagttaattattcaattaatttctatattttcaaaaattatctaaaacaTCCGGTCACTTCTTGTATAGTTGTCGGATTGAACTTGTCAAagttaaaaatagaatttttgttggatataacttaaaaaaaaaattgatatatatgtaacatatgaaaaatagatgatCTTGTTaggtagattttaataaaataggtACACAACATGAACCTTTAGCCCATGTTTGGTTGGAAGAAATGGTAGGAGAGGAAATGAATGAAAAGCAAAGAAGGGGAGAGAAAATGAGTAAAAAAGAAtgtcaatttcattttcattgtttggaTGGACAatgaattcatttttcttcctttattttttcccctctcCTCATTTcctctctttatattttttcgaACCAAACATGCAAGAGTAATTTTGTAATACAAAAGTTATTAGGTCATGGCCTCAAACTATAGAGATGAAAAGGAGTTTTActtgaagggaaaaaaaaaatctctaaaatagtcattttgcTGATATAGCTCTTATATATAGCCATAAAAGTTAAACACTTCActtgaataattatatatttttttcactttaaccctaaaattatatttacctCTATAATGTATCGCCCCgctaaattatttattatggcTCTGCCCCTAGCCATGGGACAATGGACGCTGTAGATGTATGGCTTTAATGTAAATccttattttctttagttCAAACGCCTGTTTCGGAGAATTACTGTATATATGTTTATGGAACTGTGAAGCTTTGACAGCAACATGAACTTATCTTTTAAATCACTTTACAGTGAATCAAGATTTTTGCGTATCCATGAtattaaattgtaatataCAAGAAGATATGCACTCATCTACGTACTGATGGTACAAgttgattataataaattagtacAATAGTTGGAAGAGAAACGCAAACGTATGGCACAATTTGGCAGTAGAAATAAGGGGTATTCTTATGCACTGCTTTCTTAATCAGATCAACGTAACGACTAGAGATCATGAGAGTAAAAAAATGCcgcaaattaatgaaataagatCATTTATTTTGCCCTTTAGAGTAGTTGCATGACGTACTCTAAATCTTTTGTACATTGAATGTATATAATTAAGtatctttcattaatttaagtatATACAATTGGGCAAAGGAATCATAAGCCTTTgcttacttttcaaatttaagtgtatatatatatatatatatatatatctatgcATTCCACGCACATAATACTTCTgtctcaaattgattttttaattattaaatttatttaattattaaatgaacaaGGAACCCTTCTAAGTATGAAAATTTCTTGATTTGAGTTCCttacatgaaaatataaaatattttgcttgTTCATATCAAGTGATTAGGAATATTCTtgttctaaagaaaaattattcatgcATCAAGAGTTGATtgtgtttctttttcaaatttattgaacattttattttactaatgtGTAAccattttaaattctaatggaATAATATTAAAGTCCAAACCTTTTAATTATTGGAAAGAACTAAAAGTAAAGACAACCCTAAAGGTGCTTGACTGAGTGATTTTCAAAcagttttatttagttagtcaTCTGAATTTGAGTTTAAGAGAGGTAGGGACTAAAAAAGTTGATTTGGACTTTACCCACTATTAGggatgataaatttttctGAACTCGGCCCAGATCTGGACAAACCGAGATGATCCGATCTGAGTTCAACTCGGACCGAATGTATAAAAATGAggaatccaaattttttttttaaaacctaAATATATCTGGGTCCAATTCCGAGTTTAGCTAGACTCGGATATTGGGAACCCAAACTCgaattttatgatttattaattatttaatttttattataatatataaatataaagcaaaaagttacaaaagaacaaaaacaaaaacacagaACCAACCCTAAAGCCCCACACTAGCTGCCACCCCAATCTTCCTTATCATCaacatcaattcatcatcaagAGCAACAACAATTTAAATCATCCTCAACATCAatttaaatcatcaagagtAACAACCAAGCTCTACCACTGTTCATCATCCATCATCATCAACCAAGGGATTGGAAGGTACCTATCTTCTTCGTGGATGTTGGATCTCGGACACTGCTTGCCGCTCTCATGGCTGCCATCTCCTAGACTCGCCAGTGCCTCAACTGACGTCTCAAAGAAACCGCTAACCTCTTTTCATCGGCGCTGTGGTAATTATTGaagtttttgttgttgtgaatagccaaatacaaaatttaaacacATAATATCGATATAATTGtaaactttattattgatGTAAGTAAATTTAGTTGAGATCTCATAAATTTGTTCTACATGTTACTGTTTCTGCAAATTCCATAGAGCCAAAAGCGGCATGTAGCATGCTTGGAGAATTCATCTTCCTCTCTTCACCCAACAACCCGGGTTTAAAATCCGGAATCCGGGAACCCAAACTTTTCCGGACCCGCAGTTAAAAAATCTGAGTTTTAATCCGAATTTGGGAAGATAAATTGGTATACAGGTCCAGAACTGAAAAGACTGAACCCAAATTCAGACCCtgtttttgccatccctacccACTATCTTACTTTTCGAAGTacaatgaaaaaagaaaaaaaaagagtaaagaaagaaaagaaatacgaCAACATATACGTTCAAATTGCCGACAATATGGCTGACAGCTGGGCCAACTAGATTTTGGGCTCAACTCCTAGGGAGGATCGACAAAACATCATAGCATGATTTTAATACAGTTAATTTATTGGACCTCttcattaatcttttaaaaataaatataaataaaattaaactcatcatttttttttcttaataagctcttcaattttctttcacttgcacaagtatgatattttttcttcGAAATTCCAAATATAATACATCAAACggatagttttttttttctgataaaTCCTAGACTTGATGTCCTTtgttcatcatcttcatcgtCAATTATGAACCCACGCCATTTTAAACTAACATTAACAATTGCTCTGTTGTCTCCATGTCATCTTGACTCTTGGTATTTGCTCCACTTATTTATATCAAAGTTGGAATTGGTTTCAAATCtgcaaattaatgaattattaacCCAAAATGtaaatgtattaatattattatgtaattaCATGAGCAGAGTATTATGTCTTCCCTTACCAAAGACCCCAATTAATTACTTGATAAAACCATAAacccccattattctaggatTCACAACACTAACTCTATCGACTCCAAGATTTTggatattatatatataagcagCGAGCCAAGGCctgcaatttttatttaagcaCTTGACATTgcttaattaatcaaaaactAGATTAGAAAGAAAAGGGTACGTTTGCCAAGAAGTGGGTATAATTAAAAGAGTTGTATTAAGAGAATTTTAGAGGGTGCTAATAGTCCAAATCTTTAATATAAAAACCGGTGTACGTAGGGatctttacaaattttctaaacaaATTCTACtaaatcatttattttgtttaaccTAATGATAAtggaaacttaaatttaaaaatgattagaAAACGCTTTATTGATCATactgctatatatatatatatatatatatgtttaacAAAATTCATTCTCAAACAAGATAGTGAATATTCGATTCAAGAAATACAATAGTTCTTCTTAGATGacataaaacattaaaactgatcatttaaaaacaataaatgttATCTCtcaaaaacttaattaatttaaatccaTAGCAATCAATCAGAAAATGTAGATTCAtaaggaaattatttttaaaaatgttactATTTGAATGTAAAAGTTTAATGAGATACTTCCTGACTTGGGGGAAGGATTAATTAACaatagaaatttgttttaattatagaTTAAGATTATATTATACATTAATCTGTTGTGTGAATCTTAATTGTATCTGTAGAAGTTCATTTACAATCAATCATATATCAGAACCAATTggatttctaaaaatatatctgTGTGTGTTGTTACAACTAAAGaaccaatttaaaattacttgtACTGTTtctttagaattattttactGCTGATGATGATCtgttttactattttatatatattatatgtaatCATAATaacccataaaaaattataaatatagaaaattttgTGACCACAACAtatttccttcttctttaatAACCTGATGCGGCATCTCTTCCTCTAGCTACCTCATTGTGTTTGctttcattcaatttttttttcctcccttCTTTAATACACAGAATGTCAACCCTAACGATACCGCCGGTTATACCTACAGCCCGAGAGGATGCTAAGAACCTTCACAAAGCTTTCAAAGGTattcacattttcattttaagcttcaatttctccattattatttatacataACCAGTTCATTTTTACCGGaggaataattaataattcttgtgAATCttggttcttttttttcttttctttttttaaattgttgttatgtactgtttctttttgtctgcttgattttcttttctcccttTCGCTCGTAGAATCGTGGGATATAAAGAAACGGTTGCATGTAGGTACGTGATTGGCAAAAACAATAGATCCCTTTTTACTTCTCATTTTGCGGAAgtttgcttaaaaaaaatatagcgttttcattttttgataaatttggtaaaatatCATCTACCAGTTGATTTATGTTTTGTGTAAACATCAAATcttggttttatttattttctttactgACATAATTTActccccccccaaaaaaaagttaaattgtcaattatttgtacttctttttaatgatttttgactaaataaatataagtttgATTTGAAGGACAATTGTATAAACAAACACTAAAATATAGACGGAATGGAGATGAAACTTTCTTCTAGCAAGAGTTAACGGTAAAATAGAGTATGTGAGTAATGACATTTTGTCGaatatttcaacttttatatttgattacTATTCAATTTCATGTAAAATTATGCATATACGTGAATAGTTTTAGAGTTATAAAGAAGGTGGTGAAGAAAGAAGATTTTAGATAAGAATAAACTGATACTCATAATAAATTCAACTATAATTTTCAGGATTAGGGTGTGACAGTGGTACAATTATCAATATTCTTGCCCATCGAGATTCTCAACAAGTTGAACTCATCACACAAGAATACGACAATAAATATTCAGATGTTCTTAGAAAACGTCTTTCTTCTGAGCTTCATGGTGATTTCAAGGTACTTCAATTGATTACCCAATATGTAACAacatattgtaaaatttttgttaatttaatttctgcttgaaaagttaattaattaagtggtTACCTGGTAATTCAGAGAGCGGTTTGTCTGTGGGTACGTGAACCGGCCGCACGAGATGCAAATGTATTGAAGCGTGCATTAAGAGCAACAGTTACGGATTTCAAAGCTGCTACGGATGTAATTTGTTCTCGGACTCCTGCCCAGCTTCGTCAACTCAAACAAGTTTATCTCATCAACTGCGGTGCTCGCCTTGAACACGATATTGAAAGTGCCACTTATGGTGATCACAAAAAGGTACCAAGAATGGAACCGCAAGATCGTAAGCCCCGTTCAGTTGTTCTTAAATTAAAGACCAATATTGTGGGTAattcaagtaattaatttgattctttcttttctttttttttctctctccagTTACTGCTTGGATATGTTAATACAACACGGTACGAAGGCCCagaaattgataaaatcttGGTAGAGGACGATGCTAAAGCCATCAACAAAGGCAGGGACAATAGCTTTTTCATTCGCATTTTCACCGAAAGAAGCAAAGCTCATATGTCCGCTCTTATTTCTACTTACAAATCCAT contains:
- the LOC102623700 gene encoding annexin D5, translated to MSTLTIPPVIPTAREDAKNLHKAFKGLGCDSGTIINILAHRDSQQVELITQEYDNKYSDVLRKRLSSELHGDFKRAVCLWVREPAARDANVLKRALRATVTDFKAATDVICSRTPAQLRQLKQVYLINCGARLEHDIESATYGDHKKVPRMEPQDRKPRSLLLGYVNTTRYEGPEIDKILVEDDAKAINKGRDNSFFIRIFTERSKAHMSALISTYKSMFGKPLEHAIKKETSGNLMYGLLTILRFVENPAIHFAKLLRKAMKGFGTDDSTLIWIIVTRAEVDMRYIKAAYINKYGKTLNEAVHSETSGYYRTFLLALLGPNC